One part of the Anopheles coustani chromosome 2, idAnoCousDA_361_x.2, whole genome shotgun sequence genome encodes these proteins:
- the LOC131266628 gene encoding cuticle protein CP14.6-like — protein sequence MFRFVLASAALLVAAVAAAPQYQHQQQHQQNPEAHAQIVRYENVLQDDGHYNYQYETSNGIAAHEEGLGAHSANGAFSYTGPDGVQYRVVYVADENGFRPEGAHLPTPPPTPEHVFKTLEQIRANPPKDQKDFSLEALDATLARLRQH from the coding sequence ATGTTCCGTTTCGTGCTCGCCTCCGCCGCGCTGCTCGTggccgccgtcgccgccgcccCGCAGtaccagcaccaacagcagcaccagcagaacCCGGAGGCGCACGCCCAGATCGTGCGCTACGAGAACGTGCTGCAGGACGACGGCCACTACAACTACCAGTACGAGACGAGCAACGGCATCGCCGCCCACGAGGAGGGCCTTGGCGCTCACAGCGCCAACGGAGCCTTCTCCTACACCGGCCCCGACGGCGTGCAGTACCGCGTCGTGTACGTCGCCGACGAGAACGGCTTCCGCCCGGAGGGTGCCCATCTGCCGACGCCGCCGCCCACGCCCGAGCACGTGTTCAAGACGCTCGAGCAGATCCGCGCCAACCCGCCCAAGGACCAGAAGGACTTCAGCCTGGAGGCCCTTGACGCCACCCTGGCCCGTCTCCGACAGCACTAA
- the LOC131266629 gene encoding cuticle protein CP14.6-like translates to MFRFVLASAALLVATVAAAPQYHQQQHQQNPEAHAQIVRYENVLQDDGHYNYQYETSNGIAAHEEGLGAHSANGAFSYTGPDGVQYRVVYVADENGFRPEGAHLPTPPPTPEHVFKTLEQIRANPPKDQKDFSLEALDATLARLRQH, encoded by the coding sequence ATGTTCCGTTTCGTGCTCGCCTCCGCCGCGCTGCTCGTGGCCACCGTCGCCGCCGCCCCGCAGtaccaccaacagcagcaccagcagaacCCGGAGGCGCACGCCCAGATCGTGCGATACGAGAACGTGCTGCAGGACGACGGCCACTACAACTACCAGTACGAGACGAGCAACGGCATCGCCGCCCACGAGGAGGGCCTCGGCGCTCACAGCGCCAACGGAGCCTTCTCCTACACCGGCCCCGACGGCGTGCAGTACCGCGTCGTGTACGTCGCCGACGAGAACGGCTTCCGCCCGGAGGGTGCCCATCTGCCGACGCCGCCGCCCACGCCCGAGCACGTGTTCAAGACGCTCGAGCAGATCCGCGCCAACCCGCCCAAGGACCAGAAGGACTTCAGCCTGGAGGCCCTCGACGCCACCCTGGCCCGTCTGCGACAGCACTAA
- the LOC131266632 gene encoding pupal cuticle protein Edg-78E-like: MFQKLIVASFVVALVVAIPQRPQARGNFGGGGDEAGAEIVNQDTVINADGSYTYNYETSNGISASQVSNDGTNANGNFAYTAPDGERIEVVYVADENGFQPQGAHLPTEPPAPEHVIRMLEEMRANPPEGADLESLDATLNRLRATLG; this comes from the exons atgttccAAAAATTG ATCGTAGCATCCTTCGTGGTCGCCTTGGTAGTGGCAATCCCTCAGAGACCGCAGGCCCGCGGCAACTTTGGCGGCGGTGGCGACGAAGCCGGAGCGGAAATCGTCAACCAAGACACGGTCATCAACGCGGACGGATCGTACACGTACAACTACGAGACGAGCAACGGTATCAGCGCGTCGCAGGTTAGCAACGATGGCACGAACGCGAACGGTAACTTCGCCTACACGGCTCCGGATGGCGAGCGCATCGAGGTCGTGTACGTCGCCGATGAGAACGGCTTCCAGCCACAGGGTGCCCATCTGCCGACGGAGCCTCCGGCGCCCGAGCACGTGATCCGGATGTTGGAAGAGATGCGCGCCAACCCGCCAGAGGGCGCCGACCTCGAGTCGCTGGACGCCACCCTGAACCGACTCCGTGCCACCCTGGGCTAA